One segment of Lytechinus pictus isolate F3 Inbred chromosome 13, Lp3.0, whole genome shotgun sequence DNA contains the following:
- the LOC129275113 gene encoding uncharacterized protein LOC129275113, which translates to MTANSVQLKFDKKMEGETENKDNDLEKSIEDIRSKMIEKRRKKIRADLSQSRSRNKNANLALKTSLRLNNRTLAKSLSVARKEYHLAESELVELQRERLNLRLDISRLKAEHDKQRTQIKGVHEKLRKVTSNLMETVGLLGEAMDMCTDSLTKEHSRSLGEVSRASSSFSRSSTSGSASNDTSVPHTSPSKKDSSPSGDTSIPHRIPSKKDKPASSDTSLPRRIPTKKVFKSSVHINPEEEDINSSTNLKPEMGIDDEIDLDIPLRFMSPQGKGRNQRHSKNFNQSLSRRTSSMLDPAVMAAVATERLQRSATNIQNLLEETADVSLTSAEEQPMVCRDSIEGQSKVDVGQGIEGNNDKRDGANIQDISEEKGDISTTIAEEQATVRRDSIESQMEVDVEQCKKGNNEKKDGSCTITNQSDDGKVGERRSGRLTKKRVTYIYPDDDEDDEFQEIDEDVVLVQKEDVKQSSSKRRSKNTNGRLSRRRDPIVIDGDGATDCGIERDLEELALLLSDNEEEAKVSTKPSTLNQEVGKTKEDELESHHKSRRKIASKIPKRSSDKIEEKKKKKKYPHKPKCKIGTKKDCNRQEDEKDVQQMTVFDLSMGDSFSHQTPSCKVTIPMTTTRTNTDEAVEKDKMVQEVTTSVGLEEDSRKNVPKWSCNDPDSEDFADQEFHSRVKNKENSGEGKHSKIKRKSRKSKSVVTPGAAEPKVRLSKKALLEEISNLDASYFIDVTHPEQINKVAASLPSQKSSLKDEGESLNDLMMKPHHKKSSKRKLSTRNFYFGDNDCAEEKRKSRLDRSDLEAGELSTLNISSLCLGNTNPDATFTLPKTSADSSETHTSEQSAENPDSTFTLPKTSSDSSETRTSEQLSENPDSTFILPKTSADFSEAHTSEQWAENPDSTFTLPKTSTDCSETHTSEQSAAPSIRTRSSIGGSGSGEEGLQNVGNSSSMEQVEKINEPEVITDNKGTELRKVHFECSDHLGSIGSSLTSKHSTEPVQLCKMESRNVNEARNSHFHESEKRGEERTNAPSQKTIKRKRNSDVDEDPIKISKTEVESALPERTGRRSKAVSYKEPSLSSKLRQGDQFTSTVYKQTKKSRKKNEQRTALGDITN; encoded by the exons atgacGGCGAATTCAGTACAACTAAAATTC GATAAGAAGATGGAAGGAGAGACAGAGAACAAAGATAATGACCTTGAGAAGAGCATTGAGGATATCCGATCTAAGATGATAGAGAAGAGACGCAAGAAGATCCGGGCCGACCTCAGTCAGTCAAGGTCACGTAACAAGAATG CAAACCTTGCCCTGAAGACCAGTCTACGGCTCAACAACAGGACCTTGGCTAAATCCCTCTCTGTAGCTCGCAAGGAATACCACCTTGCGGAGAGTGAACTCGTAGAGCTACAGAGAGAACGTCTAAACCTTCGGCTGGACATCAGTCGGTTAAAAGCCGAACACGACAAACAGAGA ACTCAAATAAAGGGAGTACACGAGAAGTTGCGGAAGGTGACCAGTAATCTGATGGAGACCGTAGGGCTCCTTGGGGAGGCGATGGACATGTGCACAGATTCCCTGACCAAGGAGCACTCCAGGAGCCTCGGAGAGGTATCCAGggcctcctcctccttctcccgcTCCTCCACCTCAGG CTCTGCATCAAACGATACCTCAGTACCTCACACATCACCGTCGAAGAAAGACAGCTCTCCATCGGGTGATACCTCGATACCCCACAGGATACCGTCCAAGAAAGACAAGCCTGCATCAAGTGATACCTCCTTACCTCGCAGAATACCGACCAAGAAAGTATTCAAATCATCGGTGCACATCAAcccagaagaagaagatatcAATTCATCAACAAACCTGAAGCCTGAGATGGGGATTGATGATGAAATAGACCTTGATATTCCTCTCCGTTTTATGTCTCCACAAGGAAAAG GGAGAAACCAAAGACACTCAAAGAACTTTAATCAGTCACTCTCCAGGAGAACATCCTCCATGTTGGATCCTGCTGTTATGGCTGCCGTGGCAACAGAAAGACTACAAAGATCAGCTACAAACATCCAGAATCTGTTAGAAGAGACGGCTGATGTAAGCTTGACTTCTGCCGAGGAACAACCAATGGTCTGTAGGGATAGCATTGAAGGTCAAAGTAAGGTGGATGTAGGTCAGGGTATTGAAGGGAATAATGACAAAAGGGATGGTGCAAACATCCAGGATATATCGGAAGAAAAGGGTGATATCAGCACGACCATTGCCGAGGAACAAGCAACGGTCCGTAGGGATAGCATTGAAAGTCAAATGGAGGTGGATGTAGAACAATGTAAAAAAgggaataatgaaaaaaaggatgGTTCGTGTACAATCACAAATCAAAGTGATGATGGAAAAGTGGGAGAGAGGAGGAGTGGAAGACTGACCAAGAAGAGGGTTACCTACATCTAccctgatgatgatgaagatgatgaattcCAAGAAATAGATGAGGATGTAGTACTGGTCCAGAAGGAGGATGTCAAACAGAGTTCGAGTAAAAGACGATCGAAAAACACAAATGGGAGATTGTCTCGAAGGAGGGATCCTATTGTGATAGACGGTGATGGTGCAACGGATTGCGGGATTGAGAGAGACTTAGAAGAGCTAGCTCTCCTTCTTAGTGACAATGAGGAAGAGGCTAAGGTAAGCACCAAACCTAGCACGCTCAATCAAGAAGTTGGTAAAACAAAAGAGGATGAGCTTGAATCGCATCATAAGAGTCGTAGGAAGATAGCTAGCAAGATCCCAAAACGGTCAAGTGACAAGAttgaggagaagaaaaaaaagaagaagtaccCTCACAAGCCCAAGTGTAAAATTGGGACAAAGAAGGATTGTAATCGACAGGAGGACGAGAAGGACGTCCAACAGATGACAGTCTTTGATCTTTCTATGGGAGATAGTTTTTCACACCAAACTCCATCATGTAAAGTCACCATACCCATGACAACAACCAGGACTAATACCGATGAGGCTGTAGAGAAAGACAAAATGGTCCAGGAAGTTACAACCAGTGTAGGTTTAGAGGAagattcaagaaagaatgtccCGAAATGGTCCTGCAATGATCCAGATTCAGAAGACTTCGCCGACCAGGAATTTCATAGTCGtgttaaaaataaagaaaattccgGAGAAGGAAAGCACAGCAAGATTAAGAGAAAATCGCGCAAATCCAAGTCGGTTGTTACTCCAGGGGCAGCAGAACCGAAGGTCAGGCTTTCGAAGAAGGCTCTCCTTGAAGAAATCAGCAACCTTGATGCATCCTACTTCATCGATGTCACTCATCCTGAACAGATAAACAAGGTAGCGGCTTCCTTACCATCTCAGAAGAGCAGCTTGAAGGATGAAGGCGAAAGCTTGAATGACCTTATGATGAAACCACATCACAAGAAATCCTCCAAAAGGAAACTATCAACGAGAAATTTCTATTTTGGAGATAATGACTGCgcagaagagaaaagaaaatcaagatTAGATAGGTCTGATTTAGAAGCAGGTGAGCTCAGTACCCTCAATATAAGTTCACTCTGTTTAGGTAATACAAATCCAGATGCGACCTTCACACTTCCAAAAACATCCGCTGATTCCTCAGAAACGCACACTTCAGAGCAGTCAGCTGAAAATCCAGATAGCACGTTCACACTTCCTAAAACCTCTTCTGATTCTTCAGAAACACGCACTTCAGAACAGTTGTCTGAAAATCCAGATAGCACCTTCATACTTCCTAAAACATCCGCTGATTTCTCAGAAGCTCACACTTCAGAACAGTGGGCTGAAAATCCAGATAGCACCTTTACACTTCCTAAAACATCCACTGATTGCTCAGAAACGCACACTTCAGAACAGTCTGCTGCACCTTCTATCAGAACCCGTTCATCTATCGGAGGGTCTGGAAGTGGAGAGGAGGGCTTACAGAATGTGGGTAACTCCTCAAGCATGGAACAGGTTGAGAAAATCAACGAGCCAGAAGTTATCACAGACAACAAAGGGACCGAACTGAGGAAAGTGCATTTTGAGTGTTCCGACCATCTGGGGAGCATCGGTTCAAGCTTGACTTCAAAACATTCAACAGAGCCAGTACAACTTTGTAAGATGGAGTCTAGGAATGTCAATGAAGCACGGAACAGCCATTTTCATGAATCAGAGAAAAGAGGAGAGGAGAGAACGAATGCTCCATCACAGAAAACCATCAAGAGGAAACGTAATTCAGATGTTGATGAGGATCCCATCAAGATTTCCAAGACTGAAGTTGAATCCGCTCTACCTGAAAGAACGGGAAGGAGATCAAAGGCAGTTAGCTATAAGGAACCATCTCTCTCCAG CAAACTACGTCAGGGGGATCAATTCACTTCAACTGTTTACaagcaaacaaagaaatcacgaAAG AAGAATGAACAGAGAACCGCTCTTGGTGACATCACTAACTAA